A window of the Juglans microcarpa x Juglans regia isolate MS1-56 chromosome 5D, Jm3101_v1.0, whole genome shotgun sequence genome harbors these coding sequences:
- the LOC121266063 gene encoding transcription factor MYB4-like, giving the protein MVKSPDGEKILFRKGAWSPVEDQKLKTYIERYGIWNWSRMPKPAGLARSGKSCRLHWVNYLRPDIKRGNFSEEDEETILKWHEVLGNRWSAIAAKLPGRTDNEIKNYWHTHLKKRLKNNSLSTIVPQTVVDVSKNNSSRIQDLLLCDAPKVSNLYGTRDIIPMSPQLSTDHDLSSLSTDPAVEIDRKQPIEENFGSSKTFEELQTSWEQTLSFQEQDIFMPEIDPGFVCPTTAVWLQDPIYHPCSSYNEFWVDLSMEAEMHGM; this is encoded by the exons ATGGTGAAGTCTCCGGACGGGGAGAAAATTCTATTCAGAAAAGGTGCATGGAGTCCTGTAGAAGATCAGAAGCTGAAAACTTACATTGAGCGATACGGCATTTGGAATTGGAGTCGGATGCCAAAACCTGCTG GTTTGGCAAGGTCTGGGAAGAGTTGCAGGCTCCATTGGGTGAATTACCTAAGGCCAGATATTAAGCGTGGAAACTTCAGCGAGGAAGACGAGGAAACTATACTCAAGTGGCATGAAGTGCTGGGAAACCG ATGGTCTGCTATTGCTGCAAAGCTTCCTGGAAGAActgacaatgaaattaaaaattactgGCACACGCACTTGAAAAAGCGCCTCAAGAATAATTCCTTATCAACGATTGTACCACAAACGGTTGTTGATGTTAGCAAGAATAATTCATCTAGGATTCAAGATCTTTTACTTTGTGATGCCCCTAAAGTTTCAAACTTGTATGGCACTAGAGATATTATACCGATGTCACCGCAGCTGTCAACAGATCATGATCTATCATCTTTAAGCACTGACCCTGCTGTTGAAATCGATAGAAAACAACCGATAGAGGAGAATTTTGGTTCATCTAAAAcatttgaagagctccaaactTCATGGGAGCAGACACTATCATTTCAGGAGCAGGACATATTCATGCCAGAGATAGATCCTGGATTTGTCTGTCCAACTACAGCAGTGTGGCTCCAAGACCCCATATATCATCCATGTAGTTCCTATAATGAGTTTTGGGTCGATTTATCAATGGAAGCAGAAATGCATGGCATGTGA
- the LOC121266416 gene encoding uncharacterized protein LOC121266416, protein MADLEKGEKVELQLRDKEDDHEEKERFIEGMAVLDFDMLCSTVALQTRQGKWSSFVSVGQGEQEEGVEIGGVLRMWEGEVLDCFQDRRIALESACCPCYRFGKNMRRAGFGSCFVQGSVYFILVVSALLNWIAFIVTKRHCFLYLALALTICLGTYLGFIRTQIKKRFNIGGSDSSLDDCISHLICPCCMLCQESRTLEMNNVQDGIWHGRGDTICVGGFHEGSKAFFELNQPSPASKTSPEPCSMQKSANGSDHASN, encoded by the exons ATGGCGGACTTGGAGAAGGGAGAGAAGGTGGAACTGCAGCTGAGAGATAAGGAGGATGACCATGAGGAGAAGGAAAGGTTTATTGAGGGAATGGCGGTGCTCGACTTTGACATGCTCTGCTCAACGGTGGCTTTGCAGACTCGGCAGGGAAAATGGAGTAGCTTCGTGAGCGTTGGACAAGGCGAACAAGAAGAAGGAGTGGAGATAGGCGGGGTCCTCAGGATGTGGGAGGGTGAGGTCCTCGACTGCTTCCAGGACCGTCGTATCGCTCTCGAATCAGCTTG TTGTCCCTGCTacagatttggaaagaacatgaGAAGAGCTGGTTTTGGTTCTTGTTTTGTTCAG GGATCCGTTTACTTCATTCTCGTTGTTAGTGCTCTTCTGAACTGGATTGCCTTTATTGTCACCAAGCGGCACTGCTTTCTCTATTTGGCACTTGCTTTAACCATTTGTTTAGGGACATATTTGGGCTTTATCCGCACACAGATAAAGAAGAGATTTAACATCGGG GGCAGTGATAGTTCCTTGGATGATTGCATCTCCCATCTTATCTGCCCGTGCTGCATGTTATGCCAG GAGTCTAGAACATTGGAGATGAACAATGTTCAAGATGGAATTTGGCATGGTCGGGGTGACACGATATGCGTTGGTGGCTTTCATGAAGGGAGCAAAGCGTTCTTTGAACTTAATCAACCTTCTCCTGCATCAAAAACGTCCCCTGAACCCTGCAGCATGCAAAAAAGTGCAAATGGGAGTGATCATGCTTCAAATTAA